A DNA window from Penaeus monodon isolate SGIC_2016 unplaced genomic scaffold, NSTDA_Pmon_1 PmonScaffold_24275, whole genome shotgun sequence contains the following coding sequences:
- the LOC119570309 gene encoding serine/arginine repetitive matrix protein 1-like produces MAPVPKDRSRVRKWETRPKDGETASEKSKPPSEKMENRVPKGETPSQRWKPVRKMEAGPKIETRRKTETGPKDGTASQKWKPVRKIEARERPKPPKDRSRVRKIEAPSENEPRPKDRSRVRKIEAPSQRSKTPSEDRSRVRKMGNRVPKFEAAPKRPNRVRKTETASQRRKPRRKIETASQRWKPRPKDRSRPKDRTRVQKDGSRVRERSSASERSNPRVRKI; encoded by the coding sequence atggCCCCCGTCCCCAAAGACCGAAGCCGCGTCCGAAAGTGGGAAACGCGTCCGAAAGATGGGGAAACCGCGTCCGAAAAATCGAAACCCCCGtccgaaaaaatggaaaaccgcgtcccaaagggggaaaccccgtCCCAAAGATGGAAGCCCGTCCGAAAAATGGAAGCCGGTCCCAAGATCGAAACGCGTCGAAAGACCGAAACCGGCCCCAAAGATGGAACCGCGTCCCAAAAATGGAAGCCGGTTCGAAAAATCGAAGCGCGTGAAAGACCGAAGCCGCCCAAAGATCGAAGCCGCGTCCGAAAGATTGAAGCCCCGTCCGAAAACGAACCGCGTCCCAAAGATCGAAGCCGCGTCCGAAAAATCGAAGCCCCGTCCCAAAGATCGAAAACCCCGTCCGAAGATCGAAGCCGCGTCCGAAAAATGGGAAACCGCGTCCCAAAGTTTGAAGCCGCTCCGAAAAGACCGAACCGCGTCCGAAAGACGGAAACCGCGTCCCAAAGACGGAAGCCCCGTCGAAAGATCGAAACCGCGTCCCAAAGATGGAAGCCGCGTCCGAAAGATCGAAGCCGGCCAAAAGATCGAACCCGCGTTCAAAAAGATGGAAGCCGCGTCCGGGAAAGATCGAGCGCGTCCGAAAGATCGAACCCCCGCGTCCGAAAGATCGA